The Desulfovibrio subterraneus genome has a segment encoding these proteins:
- the ispH gene encoding 4-hydroxy-3-methylbut-2-enyl diphosphate reductase — protein MKVRRAETAGFCMGVSLALQKLDTEVARQEGAIATFGPIIHNPQVLHHYENLGVRCLKDPGDAHKDERVIIRAHGIPHTVETTLHSHARDVVDATCPKVKRAQLGIARKLREGCTLLLFGEKDHPEVRGLMSYAGDDAFVFGEFDELKNYHFEAHKKYCVAAQTTQDRKVFTEIVDWLRERLGDNLPVLETICDATRERQEEAIALAREVDAMVVVGGYDSGNTRRLADVAKAQGCPTVHVETPEELDPELLKGAAVVGLTAGASTPKHIIDAMQKKLEAL, from the coding sequence ATGAAAGTTCGCAGAGCTGAAACCGCAGGATTCTGCATGGGCGTTTCCCTCGCCCTGCAAAAGCTGGATACCGAAGTCGCAAGACAGGAGGGAGCCATTGCCACGTTTGGCCCCATTATCCACAACCCGCAGGTGCTGCATCATTATGAAAATCTGGGTGTGCGCTGCCTGAAAGACCCCGGCGACGCCCATAAGGACGAGCGCGTCATCATCCGCGCACACGGCATTCCGCATACCGTGGAAACCACCCTGCACAGCCATGCCCGCGACGTGGTGGATGCCACCTGCCCCAAGGTAAAACGCGCCCAGCTGGGCATTGCCCGCAAACTGCGCGAAGGGTGCACGCTGTTGCTGTTCGGCGAAAAGGACCATCCGGAAGTGCGTGGCCTGATGAGCTATGCCGGAGATGACGCCTTTGTGTTCGGCGAGTTCGACGAGCTGAAAAATTATCATTTCGAAGCGCACAAAAAATACTGCGTTGCCGCTCAGACAACCCAAGACCGTAAAGTTTTTACAGAAATAGTCGATTGGTTACGCGAGAGACTGGGTGACAATCTACCTGTTCTCGAAACCATATGCGATGCCACCCGTGAACGGCAGGAAGAAGCCATAGCCCTGGCACGGGAAGTGGACGCCATGGTTGTCGTGGGCGGCTACGACAGCGGCAATACACGCCGCCTTGCCGACGTTGCCAAGGCTCAGGGCTGCCCTACCGTGCATGTGGAGACACCGGAAGAGCTCGATCCGGAACTGCTCAAGGGTGCCGCCGTAGTCGGCCTGACGGCGGGTGCATCCACCCCGAAGCACATAATTGACGCTATGCAAAAAAAATTGGAAGCGTTATAG
- a CDS encoding tRNA dihydrouridine synthase, with protein MTIEMPTRRNDSGLDIAPHKPWLAPLAGYSDLAFRLLCREFGADVVCSEMVSAKGLYYKSSGTELLLETTPEDAPMMLQLFGNDTDIMQRAMEPLVEAGYTWFDLNMGCSVRKVVKTGCGAAMLCDVPNAVEVARTMVRMAGEGRVGFKFRLGWEAGSEVYLDLAKRLQDVGAGWLSLHPRYAKQGFSGEARWSALRELVEAVDIPVVASGDLFHAEDAVRCVRETGVSAVMFARGALNNPAIFEEFTTLMQGGSFVRPDPVKTMHILRRHVELARKHCPDKTALFKMRSLVPRYIKLFPGARHMRNQLTECTTWETLDSLLETFFIRWNEEGAEFEPQRIAMP; from the coding sequence ATGACTATTGAAATGCCAACACGCCGCAACGACAGCGGCCTTGATATTGCCCCCCACAAACCATGGCTTGCCCCGCTCGCGGGCTATTCCGACCTTGCCTTCCGCCTCCTCTGCCGCGAGTTCGGAGCGGATGTGGTCTGCTCCGAAATGGTCAGCGCCAAAGGGCTCTACTACAAGAGTTCCGGCACGGAACTGCTGCTTGAAACCACCCCAGAAGATGCCCCCATGATGCTGCAGCTCTTCGGCAACGACACGGATATCATGCAACGCGCCATGGAACCACTGGTGGAGGCAGGCTACACGTGGTTCGACCTGAACATGGGATGTTCGGTCCGCAAGGTGGTGAAAACCGGCTGCGGTGCCGCCATGCTCTGCGATGTGCCTAATGCCGTGGAAGTGGCCCGCACCATGGTGCGCATGGCTGGCGAAGGGCGTGTGGGATTCAAATTCCGCCTCGGCTGGGAAGCAGGCAGCGAAGTCTATCTCGATCTTGCCAAACGCCTGCAGGATGTGGGCGCGGGCTGGCTGAGCCTGCACCCCCGCTATGCAAAACAGGGATTCTCGGGAGAAGCCCGATGGAGCGCCCTGCGCGAGCTGGTTGAGGCTGTCGATATTCCCGTTGTGGCAAGCGGCGACTTGTTCCACGCGGAAGACGCCGTGCGCTGCGTCCGCGAAACCGGCGTATCCGCCGTCATGTTTGCCCGTGGCGCCCTGAACAATCCGGCTATTTTCGAAGAATTCACCACCCTCATGCAGGGGGGCAGCTTTGTGCGCCCTGATCCGGTCAAAACCATGCACATTCTGCGCAGACACGTGGAACTGGCCCGCAAGCATTGCCCGGACAAGACCGCCCTCTTCAAGATGCGTTCTCTGGTGCCGCGATATATAAAACTCTTTCCCGGTGCGCGGCACATGCGCAACCAGTTGACGGAATGCACCACTTGGGAAACACTGGATTCGCTGCTGGAAACATTTTTCATCCGCTGGAACGAAGAAGGCGCGGAGTTTGAACCGCAGCGCATAGCCATGCCCTGA